Genomic DNA from Oncorhynchus mykiss isolate Arlee chromosome 2, USDA_OmykA_1.1, whole genome shotgun sequence:
GACTAGACTAACAGGGGgatttcctctacccagacacagagacaacaactgATAGACAATATAACTTGCTTGCTTTATGCATATTTGCAACTGTAGGTCTCGTAAAAAAATTAACTCAGTCTATATTGATTGTTAAATTCCAGTTAATCGTTTTGGATTGAAAAGGTATAGGCAGCATAGCCAGCCCAAGTTTGAATATAAACcaaatttgatcacattcacattttctcctgacaAACAAATGGGCTATAAATACATATATGGTAGCTAGCTAATGCTTATTTTGTCCTTTttttatttaagctttatttaactaggcaagtcagttaagaacaaattcttatttacaattacggcctacaccggctaaaccctaacccggacgatgctgggccaattgtgcgccgccccatgggactcccaatcacggccagttgtgatacagcccaggatcgaaccagggtctgtagtgactagCATGCCTCTGAGatacagtaccttagaccgctacgcTACTCGTGAGCGATGTTAGTACTTTCTACTAGTTAGCAAggcaaattgaaataaattgcactaactccacccaaaaataaaaccaagaaaacaatatataatctacctccatctcctaaagtttaaaaaaacgaatttgatttgaaaaatatCCCTAAAAATGTTCAGCTATCACTCTCTTCACTGTCAATCTCTAGCCAATAAGTCACCAACTCACCAAGCTTCTGTGGCACAACCGCAATACAACACACTAGGTTTGTTCTCTGATCCTAATCCTATGATTTGATGGACAACATGTTTGTTCATATGgcaaaagctttgattggttggaggatgtcctccgaaAGTGGTCATAATTACAATGTAGGTCTATGGAAGGGGTAAGGCCTAAGAgcttcctaggttttgtattgaaatcAATGTCGCCAGAGGAGGACGGGGaatagctgtcctctggctacaccatagTAATGGCCTAAAGTGTGTTGTTGAGACAACTGtaaaccttcattgcaaaacagtgtgttttaatcaggtatttggtgatgtgaatatatttaatgtttcattatttttaaTTCACTGCGTAAggtggtcctccccttcctcctctgaggagcctccactggtacacACACgtagacagacatacacacgGACACACTCAATCTTGTCATTAGTTTATATTAAGCGCTGCTTGTAGGCCTTTATAACAACAAAAGTGCAACAAGCTGACATGAGGTGAGTGAGATTGTGAGAGTGttcctgagggagggagagtgtggctttctgccctgtcccctcccctgcccCCCACACTTACCACAGGAGACTGGAACTAGGAGCTTTGATCCCAGCAGCTCACAACAGCAACTTCTGTCAATACAAAGGAACAGATGGCCATGGAGCAGTATCCTTGGACTATCTGAGTAATCCTTAAGCTCACTCCCTCTCACATTACACCTGCTATACTGCCTTTAGACACCAGTAATCAGCTCTGGAATCTACATAACGACAAATGAGGAAGCTgagttgttttgtttttgctggTGGCAGACATTGCAAGTCTAACTGCGATTTGTCTCAGGCTGATGATCATGCAATCTACATCTCCGGTAGTCTGCAACCCATCTGGAGTTCAGTCGTTCTCATCTTTAGAATCTTGCAAGTCACACACCGCGGTGGTGGATAGATCTGGATTGACTGGAGCGATTTGGGAGGATGACAAAAGGCATAATGAGGCAGATTACTTAAAATGGTTTCACTTTATCCTTTCTAAAGTGAGCCAGGAGTCACGTAGTTAGCTGTGAAATAGAGAGGGtcatggtgtatgtgtgtgtttgtgtgtgtgtgtgtgtgtgtgtgtgtgtcccagtgttTATGCCCCAGTGTGTATGTGGGAAGGTGGGATTTAACACTGTGAAGTTGTTCTGAGCATAATGAATTACTGGCGTGTTCTCTGTTTGGCTTGAGGGTGTCTGCTGTTGCCGATCAATGACAGAAATGAACCATGTCTCTGAACCTCGCCTGCCCAGGTTGACAGAGGTGAACAGCAATAATGAGTTGATCTGGAGAGCTGTTCATAAAAGCTTGCGTTGGCTCTTCTATATTTTATGATGTATTACTAAAAAACCACCACACCTCATTTCAGTTTGATATGAAATGTCACAGGTTTGTCGCTAGTCCGCTACACAGTGGAATTTGAATAATCTTTCATGTAAATATGCTTTTATGTTTTCCAGCTAGAAAGCGTACTGTTTGGGGCCAGAAACAGCGACTGTGGCCCAACGCTTTGAGGCCATGAATTGCTTCAAAAGGCGTTTTGGACAGGATGTGGAGAAACAGGACCAAAAGCTGTCAAAACCAAGATGGGATACACCCAAAAACAAGGTGATGGAAGTTTTGATGGAATGTAGCAATTTAGCAATAACTTACTTTGTTAAATCACACAGTCATTAaccctcttctttctttctttctttctttctttctttctttctttctttctttctttctttctttctttctttctttctttctttctttctctcacacgAACAACACACAGGTGCCCACAGACCGGACCATGGTGGTGGGTGGCAGGCAAGGTGGGGCCTGTAAAGGTTCCAACCGTTCAGGACGTACCCTGAGGAAACGGCGCCAGCGCTACGTGGAGAAGGATGGCAAGTGCAACGTGCATCACGGCAACGTGCGCGAGAAATACCGCTACATGACAGACATCTTCACTACCCTGGTGGACCTGAAGTGGCGCTTTAACCTGCTGGTGTTCACCCTGGTCTACACAACCACCTGGGTGTTCTTCGGTCTCATCTGGTGGCTCATCGCCTACATCCGCGGAGACCTGGACCACACCGATGATGGAGACTGGATCCCCTGCGTGAACAACCTCAACGGCTTTGTCTCCGCCTTTCTCTTCTCCATCGAGACGGAGACCACCATCGGCTACGGCTACCGGGTCATCACTGATAAATGCCCAGAGGGGATTCTCCTGCTTTTAGTCCAGGCCATCCTGGGCTCCATTGTTAATGCCTTCATGGTGGGATGCATGTTCGTCAAGATCTCCCAGCCAAAGAAGCGAGCCGAGACTCTCATGTTCTCCCACAAGGCGGTGATCTCTGTGAGGGACAGCAAGCTGTGTCTGATGTTCAGGGTCGGAGACCTGAGGAACTCACACATCGTGGAGGCCTCCATCCGGGCCAAGCTGATCCGCTCCAAGCAGACCAAGGAAGGGGAGTTTATCCCTCTCAATCAGACGGATATCAATGTGGGCTTCGATACGGGGGACGACAGGCTCTTCCTGGTGTCGCCACTCATCATCTGTCACGAGTTCAACGAGGGCAGTCCCTTCTGGGAGATCTCACAGGaacagctggagagagaggagtttgAGGTAGTGGTCATCCTGGAGGGCATGGTGGAAGCCACAGGTGGGTTCATCTAATTTAAGGTTCGGACCTGGGGAGAATAagatgatcctagatctgtgccgaCAAACTTCTACCTAGAGAGATTTTATTGTAATCATAATGATGTAGAAAATGATTATTAAAATTACATTAATAACACTATAATACAGATACTTTAACGTATAATATGAGAATCTAATGCAGGTTTGTGTGACATTGTTTATAAGCATTCATTCACTTGGTGGGATGAAGAGGATGCAGTCGTCAGGAATCACTCGAGACTTGCAGGGTATTACCAATTAACGTTGGCTGTGAATGCACTTGACAAGGACTGCAATTACACTGTCCTAAATGGCCACAGCATTGTCCTGTACGCtaatgtcgtgtctttggctatgccggattaagtgatatgacatgctattctataaaataatttctccgtaattaatatcacctgattgagctaatcatgtaaatgtaattaactagagagtcgggcaccacaaaataatagttatagagctgttatcttccgaataaactcttaaagacctagtaatattttacatcaatagcagtcaatatcaatcgtcatcttaattcagtctcatctgaaagttgtaaattcttagttatctgtacgaaccctggctaacaagttgaatcagcaatacaaaattgggtttaatcatttatttactaaatacctaactaatcacacagaattacacatacaaataaataaatcataacttgattacaaatgacgtcataaaggaaaacgtccctagcgggcggaacagatatgacagcttgttacacaaaagaaaaggggctgggtttgagagAAGGAGCGGGAAAACTGAGGAACAAAGccgaagctgtgctatcataaatacagtatctaatgcattctaaattaccgcccatttggaaaaggaaaatgcaataaatatttactctgagctgcgcttcggtaggttggtggtagatggaaggccgtgttgcccaaccgagtcctttgaagaatgtctctggttgacaattgaatacgttgtagtaacgtcgttgtgtggtagacgggatactctgtctgttccttcctaacctgcgtttgcatctgctgttgctaactcaacagctaggaggtatcacttctgtagtgaatgagagttcaaagttcataccattcgcaaccaaagctcacgctgatgttggcttcgttctgtagttattatctgaaccattctaaCATAGGACCGTtgtcctcggaacaggaagttatattgtcgtcaatgGCTTATATACGAAGGGAGatgagggcgtgtttgaaaagttttatagcccatgtcccttcacagggcgggccactgattgagcagagccctatcttatgaaaacccaaatctcacattttagaagctaaaatcacatttcatcccatcacaaataatgtcatattcaaacatttaaattgaacaacaattccatgtgaatccgataactctgatgtgtagactttccactgtagagtttatgtcatcttatcattgatgagaatgtctcagatgacaaccgaactggcatcatattcattaagtaccaccgtaTATGTTGAATTGATCGGATTgtcagaatatagttcatttccccccaccttctgatgttcccagaatctctatgttaaccaagtgttttgcaaatgtaacctcagtagggtagagagaggaaaaaggggggaagaggtatttatgactgccataaacctaccccccaggccaacgttaTGACACTAATATCCTCTATTAGGGTCTTCTGGCTGCTGTGAGAAGCGGAAGGGACTCCACGGAAGCccgtctgtgtgtttgtgggagaaTCCCAGACATGTCAATAGCACCGCCTCTATAGCACcgtggcaattgaatgcaagcttcccCCTAAAAAGTatttgttaaaacatttctagcctgtctatctacagTTGACGTGTTATGTTTGACCCtttcagttttccaccacaaaacaccagaaaatggccaaaaagattagaatcagctcacctgcttttactctaggatttgactattagatgttcaatgtttctgttAAAAacatattaaaacgagagttaAGTTCACTTAACAGGGTTCACCTTAAAATGCGGGACAGAGGTAAATgaaatcactaatcacatgaaataaataataatcttcaaaaatgactttgtcaaagcaacaataTAACTAACTAggtctttacaatgatggtgaaacttGGAGACATTTGgggattaagtgggttaaaatcttcctagaagtgacaTAGGGTTgacagagggacatgtcaaaatgctggattttggcactttagcaatGTCACGGTTGTCATAAttaggagaccaaggcgcagcgtgataagcgTACATAAATcttttaacctctctgcgcaccgaacccgttagcgggattaaattcgacaacatacggtgatcgctacataaatagtcatattaaacatgaatgaaaatacaagtgtctcacatgggtcgaaagcctagaatcttgctaatccaactgcgttgtcagatttaaaaaaggatttactgcgaaagaatacgatgcgattatctgagaacaaagccccataaaaaaactatttcaaccagcacaggcgtaacaacatcacaaattgcaataaaataaattgtttacctttggcgatcttcctctgtttgcaatcccaatgctcatagttacacaatgaatggtcttttgtttgataaaatccatttttatagcctaacactaaacattttgtgaaccgcctgtcgtgaattccgtctcattccattttcgacaaCACATttgatgtaaatacacacactaaacgtgacttttccagtcatgtaaggtttcattgcaatcaactggtttgtttgtaacacaaccaaacgtgatgggtcatttcgcggtaTGTATTGACTGAatgaaaccgatttgaagacaacaagtaatgattgtgcaccaatgatatgaccgctgttttgttgattgactgtattttaacccaatgaccactgattgtcttgaaatctagctgggtagatagccaatgagctgaggtaaacggcaatatgtaatgtttatgtgttggaagaccaacccatgtagtaaactccggcgtaaagagggtcAGGAGCCACGCATGTTACGCacagcattgttttggtaaagcgcatcttcagctgtttatatatcaatcagtatggcgactaagtcagggaaagctaaatctaagtctagatatacagatgtacacacaattttagaagaaattgatcgggaaagtgagattgttggaggacgattcatttagcgattcccaaatggagcaatattttttgaacggacaggacatcgttttggactggtaagttcttctaatgctaatgccgttgtttgaaattaataatataaaatattatttgtgatttaattttttttagtagcaatatataaaaatgtaatgaaatgtaaTGAAATGTTTAAAGTACACGTTGGCTATACATTGTGGGTGggggtatgtttgtatgtatgtttatgacccatagcctatgtttgtgtgtgtatatatacatattgtggattagagggagcatggccgagatgcgtgtgtctgccgctccaccccaccccacccccacatgaaatagcctatttgaggctgttgaggggagggcaggcccacaacaatggccaaagtgaaatagagacagtagatacagctggtctgttgtaatataataaagacagtagatctagctggtctgtcataatataatagagacagtagatctagatgaaATGTTataatataaaatagacagtagatctagctgggctatcataatataaatgagacagtagatctagcaggtctataataatatattcaaccctATGTTCCCtgcactctatatatatatctgtttattatacctgttgatacagggctcatatgtgaaactatatTAGCTGAACATTTtttttcacagtgacactgactccgaatgggagcccccagtgccaaggtgtccatcccccactgaagctggttcatccagctcctgccacaagtggtgttcatctgcccaaatttatttctgcaggcatggatgtgcctcagggccaaaagggcacagcatggaggcgtcgctgtgttctcTGCAAAATTAAGTCCCCCACCCCCGAtgttgtgcatcgccccacggacctcccggttgcggccggttacgacagagcttgagcgggaacccagagtctctggtgacacagctggcgctgcagtacagcacccttaaccactgcgccacccgggaggccctcagcagcacaatattgtgtagaggactgagggtcttccaaatattgaaagtgttattttgtaaatgtatatatattttttaatgttttttctccattttttggggaggtgtgttagaataccattttggtattttgtatatagttattccattcaaaatgtataacttcaccaatttggccacttgggtacatttgggctacttgtgtgggacacctgggtgacttcatgataaatgtcatgtagcacactcattttggaagttatcattctgaaactttgcacaagtactgttgccctcttatgtttttcactgaaattgtcctcatcatcctatctgaatgtttgttttgtcttgttcattttaaagatgatgatacaacaataaaaatgaaaaaacatgtttttttcattgtattatctaaaccagatctattgtgttttattctcctacattcaattcacatttacacaaacttcagtgtgttttctttcaaatgaaaccaagaatatgcatatccttggttctggacctgagctacaggcagttagatttgggtatgtcttcaggcggaaattgaaagaagtaggggggtagctgtaagaggttttaatgaaaagaatgaacactgaacaaaacaacaaaacgaaccgtgaagctatatgACTAGTGCAAACAGGCAattaaacatagaataacaacccacaaactagccaaggaatatggctacctaaatatggtccccaatcagagacaacgataaacagctgcctctgattgagaaccaatctaggcaaccatagacataaaaacacctagactagaaaaaccccataaacatacaaaaacccagagacaatacaaaactacacaaaccacccttgtcacaccctgacctaagcaaataataaagaaaacaaagataactgaGGTCAGGGCGTGATAAGCAAGCCTTTGGTCATCTAATTTATTGAATTATCCAtatggtctatattaaagggcacttaatTTAATATTACAgacttttaaaaataaatattggtgcacaatttctacttaaaatatcaatgGGACACAAAAGGCACTCTTTTCATGGAATGACCCAATTCCCTTTCCCACCCTATCCCTCCCACTGGCAAGGATTATCGGTCCAGGAGTGGGCGGTGGCAGTGAACTGAACCACTGCTCAAAGACACACTGCGGGTGATTTACCTTTGGGTTTGTTCATGAGGATGCAGACCGGGTGGGTGTTATTGCTTCAGATTTGTTTTTGATATTCTACTCAATATATAGACTTTGGTTTAACAGAGGGAGAACTTTTGACCCATCGCACAGCAAGGGCTGTTTTTTTCCTCAGTATCCCATGTCAATATTGACCGTTTAGTCAAGGGACAAACTAAAAGATAATGCTTTATTGAATTTTTAAAAGCTATCGACAACAGTTTGTTGTTTTGCTCTTTTCCCTCAGGGATCAAACCCAATCAGGCCTTGAAGTGGGATTTGCCTGAAGTAGGAAAGAGTTTACTGGTTTGCTGTTAATCTCTCAGGTGCTTAAAGAATGGGAGCTTCTGCAACATAgatgcagggagtcaggaagcaagtgcaGTTGGTGAGTTTAATAAGGAAGAACATGATGATATACAAAACAAGAGCAGCGTACTGGGAATCAAGACCAAGACTGCCTGAAGACTGAGGCTACTGGGGGCTAAATAAAAGGGAACTAATCAAGGTactgatgaagtccaggtgtacataacgatggggagcaggtgtgcgtaatgatggttgccaggtgtgatgCTTCATGAAAATACATAGGCTAATTGGTATGTTGATTGTATATTAAAAATCATCAGCAGGCACAGTATGTAGGTAtcccactgtacacacacacttaatatctatgtgtgtgtgtgtgtgtacattggtCTGTCTGCCTTGATATACCCCTGGTGCTGGCTGTGCATGGTCTGTCGGTTTGTTTCTTCATTCCTGTGGATAATATGTACTGTAATTGATGTGGCTCTTCACGGTTTACTTGAGCAGAGGATGAAAATACTCACAAGCTATTTATAGGCAATCCACGTATAAATAttcagaaaggtgtgtgtgtgtgtgtgtgtgtgtgtgtgtgtgtgtgtgtgtgtgtgtgtgtgtgtttctgcatctgtgtgtttgatgtgtgtacacgtgtgtgatTGAAAGAGAAGATGCACATCTCTGTATTAGAACCACTCGTCAGCCTATTTCCTTTTCACCAGTGAGATCCTGTTTCTCTTGTCTCAGTTGTTTTAGTACAACCCTGGAAACTCTGCTAAAATGTTTGCTCAATGAAAGGAGTACAGCTCATTTAAAGTCAGGAAGACAAAGCATAGCGAACCTTAATTAGATCCTCAAATCACAACGACGCAGCTTGGATCCAGGTCTTAGTATAATTCCATGACAAGGGCTTTGACAAAAACCCCATTTAGATTATACCCAATCACACAGTCGTTTCAAGTTCCTATCCTCTATTTCATGTCAGtattgtctgtctccctcccccctttctctctccaggaATGACATGCCAGGCGCGCAGCTCCTACCTAGACTCAGAGGTCATGTGGGGGGAGCGCTTCACCCCTGTGCTCTCCCTAGAGGAGGGCTTCTACGAGGTGGACTATGAATCCTTTCACCACACCTACCCTACCCCGACCCCCACCTGCTCTGCCCAAGAGCTGGCCGAGCTGGCCAAGAAGGGAGAGGCCATCCCCCTACCTCCCCAGTCCCCACCTCCAGTCCTGGAGCCACCCCCACCAGGTCCAGagaaggaggaagacagaggggaggaagaggttGGGGTGGAGGAActaggggatggagagggggataaCATTAGCAATGGAGATGCCAACAGGATGGGTGATGGGTATGAATGAGTGTGCATTGGTGAAAACACAAACCATGTTATCCGAGGATGCTGCTCACTGGTTTAAAACAAGTTCATACATGGAAACAAGGCTACAAGAAGTAAGATTTCAAAACCACAACATCATGAAGATAGGCAAGAAGTACTTGTGCAAGTGACTCAATGTCTCAAATGGCTTTGATATCAAACTTCATCAACTGATGAGTGTCAAACATAAACTATGATATACTATAGTTTTTGACTACTATTAGAGGGACCAAAGGTAAGTCTTCACACGGACTCATCATTTTTTTATTACAGCATTTAGTGCCAATATTCTGATCTAAAACAACTTGAATAACTGGGTAAATATGATTTTAAAAGTTTCAAATAATGGTATGTAAATGATTGAATACTTTGTACTAGACTAGAGCAATGTGTGTAAGAATGAATGTGAAAGAGGATGAATTAAAGGAGGCCTGGCCAAATGCCCATTCATTTCAAGTATTTTGATACACACGTTTTGCTTACATGTGTTCATTTTCGTGAATGAATATTGACCTTGTATTCAAATCTTAAATCCCCAAGTTTGAAAGGCCTTTGCCTTTGAATGAATTGTTTAAAGTTATGGTTTGGATTTCTTGCACCATTTTGTTGGCTTCACAAATGATCCTGTTCAAGGCATTTTGGAAGGGTTTGCTATTAGTGGGCGTTGGCAACCACCTAATAAATAATTGAGCGCTTATCATGGAAATTGAAATAATTGAAGccttttttgtatatttttgcaTTTTACATTCACACCACAGTGACCACACAGATAGGTTTTTAGAGGTTGATCGTTCACTCTGAAGTTGTGCCATATCGAGTATTACCTTGGTGAAGATTTCCCTCTACTGGCTGTAGAACGTCATGACAAGAGCAACCTGGTCCTCTCGGGTCTCTCTCCAACTCCTTACAAGCCTGATCAAGTGAGAAAAAGATGAGGGGAATGAATAATCAGTCCAATTTTGTTACCCAGTCATATATGTCAGTCATTAATCAGTCATTAATCATCTGACAAGGCGTAAAACCCCCAAACACAAGCAAATTGTGATATTGTCAAGTATGGTGAAAGGTGTGTTTATCATAATGAAGCAGCAGGGGTCCCTTAAAACTGCACCCATTCTAATTGCAAACAAGGAATACTGCACTGCCATTGAAAGCAAAGCTCAAAATGACATAATACTGTCAAATCACATAGAAATCAAATTATACATAAATCAAATCATACACAATCAAAGTCCTACATGTGATCGCTACATGTTGTCATGTAGTCCAGGGCAGAGGTAGCTctacagctggagatcgaatgggaatattgaaacaatgttgcaaatgtcgaagcgacagacagcaaggtttatacaagtCTCAGATGTTGAAAACTAAAtattagtctaaaagaaatgtgagataatgtctagatgctttttatagtggagatcaagtttataaattgactggctgggttgatgagacagtggattgcgcagtcagatggaacagactGCCATTTTAACATCAGAGATTTAGCTagtggtaatttgtggaatagacactggctggaatggtTACTGGGGTGGAAtgaggttttaaccaatcagcattcaggattagacccacccattgtataaccTTTATTATAAACTGAGTGGTTTGATCCCTCAATGCTGATTGTCTAACAGCCatggtataccacgggtatgacaaaacatttatttttactgctctaatatATACCtcataccacaccccctcgtaaTCATTGCATG
This window encodes:
- the LOC110538793 gene encoding G protein-activated inward rectifier potassium channel 4 isoform X2 → MNCFKRRFGQDVEKQDQKLSKPRWDTPKNKVPTDRTMVVGGRQGGACKGSNRSGRTLRKRRQRYVEKDGKCNVHHGNVREKYRYMTDIFTTLVDLKWRFNLLVFTLVYTTTWVFFGLIWWLIAYIRGDLDHTDDGDWIPCVNNLNGFVSAFLFSIETETTIGYGYRVITDKCPEGILLLLVQAILGSIVNAFMVGCMFVKISQPKKRAETLMFSHKAVISVRDSKLCLMFRVGDLRNSHIVEASIRAKLIRSKQTKEGEFIPLNQTDINVGFDTGDDRLFLVSPLIICHEFNEGSPFWEISQEQLEREEFEVVVILEGMVEATGMDVPQGQKGTAWRRRCVLCKIKSPTPDVVHRPTDLPVAAGYDRA
- the LOC110538793 gene encoding G protein-activated inward rectifier potassium channel 4 isoform X1, with protein sequence MNCFKRRFGQDVEKQDQKLSKPRWDTPKNKVPTDRTMVVGGRQGGACKGSNRSGRTLRKRRQRYVEKDGKCNVHHGNVREKYRYMTDIFTTLVDLKWRFNLLVFTLVYTTTWVFFGLIWWLIAYIRGDLDHTDDGDWIPCVNNLNGFVSAFLFSIETETTIGYGYRVITDKCPEGILLLLVQAILGSIVNAFMVGCMFVKISQPKKRAETLMFSHKAVISVRDSKLCLMFRVGDLRNSHIVEASIRAKLIRSKQTKEGEFIPLNQTDINVGFDTGDDRLFLVSPLIICHEFNEGSPFWEISQEQLEREEFEVVVILEGMVEATGMTCQARSSYLDSEVMWGERFTPVLSLEEGFYEVDYESFHHTYPTPTPTCSAQELAELAKKGEAIPLPPQSPPPVLEPPPPGPEKEEDRGEEEVGVEELGDGEGDNISNGDANRMGDGYE